The following are encoded together in the Pseudoalteromonas ruthenica genome:
- the ssb gene encoding single-stranded DNA-binding protein has translation MARGVNKVILVGNLGQDPEVRYMPNGNGVANISIATTDSWKDKNTGQMQERTEWHRVVLFGKLAEVAGEYLRKGSQVYIEGRLQTRKWTDQSGQDKYTTEIVVDMGGQMQMLGGRGDNQGAASGGYQGAQQQGGFGGNNQAQSNPQQGAPQQGAAQQGGYGQQQSNNYGQQQGNQGMQQGNQQQGGFGSQQNHQSNQHGGGQQGGGFAPKPQNAPQGGASNPMEPPIDFDDDIPF, from the coding sequence ATGGCGCGCGGTGTTAATAAAGTAATTTTGGTGGGTAATCTGGGTCAAGATCCAGAAGTTCGCTATATGCCAAACGGCAATGGCGTAGCAAATATCAGCATTGCTACCACAGATAGCTGGAAAGATAAAAATACTGGGCAAATGCAAGAGCGCACAGAATGGCATCGCGTGGTGCTATTTGGCAAGCTGGCAGAAGTGGCGGGTGAATATCTGCGCAAGGGCTCACAGGTTTATATTGAAGGTCGCCTACAGACCCGTAAATGGACCGACCAAAGCGGTCAAGATAAATACACCACTGAGATTGTTGTCGATATGGGCGGGCAAATGCAAATGCTTGGTGGTCGTGGCGATAACCAGGGTGCTGCCTCAGGCGGTTATCAAGGTGCTCAGCAACAAGGCGGTTTTGGTGGCAATAACCAAGCACAAAGTAACCCACAGCAGGGAGCTCCTCAACAAGGGGCTGCGCAGCAAGGTGGTTACGGGCAGCAACAAAGCAATAATTATGGCCAGCAACAAGGCAACCAAGGTATGCAGCAAGGCAATCAACAGCAAGGTGGCTTTGGCTCTCAGCAGAATCATCAGAGCAATCAGCATGGTGGCGGCCAGCAAGGTGGTGGCTTTGCCCCTAAACCACAAAATGCTCCCCAGGGTGGTGCTTCAAACCCTATGGAACCCCCCATTGATTTTGACGACGATATCCCGTTCTAA
- a CDS encoding MFS transporter has product MSASQLNTVEKRAAVSLASVFAFRMLGLFMLMPVLAVYGQSLSGFSPLWIGLAIGAYGLTQALLQIPMGWLSDRIGRKRVIIGGLVLFTLGSVVAACAESMYTLTLGRALQGMGAIASALLALAADLSRDEQRPKVMAVIGMCIGMSFAVAMLLGPMVAASFGVSGIFWLTAALAVLGMAIVTWMVPTAVNRAPKGETSVTLADVGKLVRHPDLARLDLGVLFLHLSLTTVFVSLPTQLIADGLEAAKHWQLYIPVFVLSFVLMVPMMIVAVAKQKEKPLFLVAIVMLIVSMLGLVAGAHSVYVIAACMMLYFVAFNFLEATMPALVSRLSPANQKGSAMGVFSSSQFLGAFLGGILGGYVAQTGSPEMVFAAAAVVGVIWLVIAAKMRVPPRSKIISLLSAVDSEQDAQQLAGRLVALPGVLEATVVCDENRSYLKVDDKKFDLEAAQRLVAAV; this is encoded by the coding sequence ATGTCCGCATCTCAACTTAATACTGTCGAAAAACGTGCAGCGGTATCGCTAGCCAGTGTCTTTGCATTTCGAATGCTTGGGCTGTTTATGCTGATGCCGGTGTTGGCTGTCTATGGACAAAGCCTCAGTGGCTTTTCTCCGTTATGGATCGGCCTCGCGATTGGCGCTTATGGCCTTACCCAAGCGTTGTTGCAAATTCCTATGGGGTGGTTATCTGACCGCATTGGTCGCAAGCGGGTGATCATCGGTGGGTTGGTATTGTTTACCTTAGGCTCGGTGGTCGCCGCGTGTGCCGAATCCATGTATACCCTGACATTAGGGCGGGCGCTACAAGGGATGGGGGCGATTGCCAGTGCACTGCTGGCGCTTGCAGCCGACCTCAGTCGTGATGAGCAGCGCCCTAAGGTGATGGCTGTGATCGGCATGTGCATCGGCATGAGCTTTGCCGTCGCCATGTTGCTAGGGCCCATGGTTGCCGCGAGCTTCGGTGTTTCCGGGATTTTCTGGCTGACTGCTGCGCTGGCGGTGTTAGGCATGGCCATTGTTACTTGGATGGTGCCTACGGCGGTTAATCGTGCGCCCAAGGGCGAAACCAGTGTTACCCTTGCTGATGTGGGTAAGTTAGTGCGTCACCCAGACTTAGCTCGCTTAGATTTAGGGGTGCTGTTTTTGCACCTGTCACTGACGACCGTATTCGTGTCACTACCGACGCAACTGATTGCCGATGGGCTTGAAGCCGCCAAACACTGGCAATTATATATCCCCGTATTTGTGCTTTCTTTTGTGCTTATGGTGCCGATGATGATCGTCGCCGTTGCCAAGCAAAAAGAAAAACCCTTGTTTTTAGTCGCTATCGTGATGCTCATTGTGAGTATGCTTGGGCTGGTTGCCGGTGCGCATTCAGTGTATGTCATCGCGGCATGTATGATGCTGTACTTCGTGGCTTTTAACTTTCTAGAAGCCACTATGCCGGCCTTGGTATCGCGACTGTCTCCGGCGAATCAAAAAGGCTCAGCGATGGGCGTTTTTTCCTCATCGCAATTCTTGGGCGCGTTTTTAGGAGGCATTTTAGGCGGTTATGTGGCCCAAACCGGCAGCCCTGAGATGGTGTTTGCGGCGGCTGCTGTGGTTGGGGTAATATGGCTTGTCATAGCCGCGAAAATGCGAGTGCCGCCGCGTAGCAAAATTATTAGTTTGCTTAGTGCTGTTGATTCAGAGCAGGATGCACAGCAGTTGGCGGGTCGTTTAGTGGCATTACCTGGGGTGTTAGAGGCCACGGTGGTGTGTGATGAAAATCGCAGCTATCTTAAAGTAGACGACAAAAAATTTGATTTAGAGGCGGCGCAAAGACTCGTCGCCGCAGTGTAA
- the uvrA gene encoding excinuclease ABC subunit UvrA, protein MENIEVRGARTHNLKDINLTIPRDKLIVITGLSGSGKSSLAFDTLYAEGQRRYVESLSAYARQFLSLMEKPDVDHIEGLSPAISIEQKSTSHNPRSTVGTITEIYDYLRLLFARVGEPRCPTHNLPLAAQTISQMVDQVLALPEGSKLMLLAPVVKNRKGEHVKLLEQLAAQGYIRARIDGEVCDLSDPPPLELHKKHTIEVVVDRLKVKEGQQQRLAESFETALELSGGVAQVAAMDDSLQEEMVFSANFACPTCGYAMSELEPRLFSFNNPAGACQSCDGLGVRQYFDPNRVVHNSELSLAGGAIKGWDKRSFYYFQMLQSVAEHYQFDLNTPFQDLDEQAQKVVLEGSGGEKIAFSYRNDRGDLITRNHEFEGVLNNMQRRYHETESNSVREELAKYQTSQACPSCHGSRLRQEARNVFIGDTNLPAVTLMSIGQAYDYFEQLDFSGQKAQIADKILKEIRDRLSFLVNVGLNYLSLERSADTLSGGEAQRIRLASQIGAGLVGVMYVLDEPSIGLHQRDNDRLLQTLTRLRDLGNTVLVVEHDEDAIRAADYVIDIGPGAGVHGGYVVAEGTRDEIMANPDSLTGQYLSGSKEIAVPKERHAASDKWLELFGATGNNLKAVDVRIPFGLMTCITGVSGSGKSTLINDTLFKVAHTELNGATAVEPAPYKDIQGLDHFDKVIDIDQSPIGRTPRSNPATYTGIFTAIRELFAGTQEARSRGYKVGRFSFNVKGGRCEACQGDGVIKVEMHFLPDVYVPCDVCQGKRYNRETLEVLYKGMNIHQVLEMTVEDARQFFDAIPAIKRKLQTLMDVGLSYIRLGQAATTLSGGEAQRVKLARELSKRDTGKTLYILDEPTTGLHFHDIQQLLAVLHRLRDHGNTIVVIEHNLDVIKTADWIVDLGPEGGSGGGEILVAGTPEQVAECQRSHTGKYLKPMLK, encoded by the coding sequence ATGGAAAATATCGAAGTTCGCGGTGCACGCACCCACAACCTCAAAGACATCAACCTCACAATCCCTCGCGATAAGCTGATTGTCATCACTGGCTTATCAGGCTCCGGCAAATCCTCCCTCGCTTTTGATACATTATATGCCGAGGGTCAGCGCCGTTATGTTGAGTCGCTTTCCGCATACGCCAGACAGTTTTTATCACTTATGGAAAAGCCCGATGTCGATCATATTGAGGGCCTCTCCCCCGCCATTTCCATTGAGCAAAAGTCGACATCACACAACCCGCGCTCGACGGTGGGCACCATCACCGAAATATACGACTACCTGCGATTGCTGTTTGCCCGTGTTGGTGAGCCACGTTGTCCAACCCATAATTTACCCTTAGCGGCGCAAACCATTAGCCAAATGGTGGATCAAGTCTTGGCGTTACCTGAGGGCAGCAAGTTGATGTTGCTCGCCCCGGTGGTCAAAAACCGTAAAGGGGAGCATGTAAAGCTGCTCGAGCAACTCGCCGCCCAAGGCTATATCCGCGCCCGTATTGATGGCGAGGTCTGTGACTTGTCCGATCCACCGCCGCTTGAATTACATAAAAAACACACCATTGAAGTGGTTGTCGATCGCCTTAAGGTGAAAGAGGGTCAGCAACAGCGCTTAGCCGAATCCTTTGAAACCGCCCTTGAGCTTTCAGGGGGCGTTGCTCAGGTTGCCGCTATGGATGACTCCTTACAGGAAGAGATGGTGTTTTCCGCCAATTTTGCTTGCCCGACCTGTGGCTATGCCATGAGCGAGCTGGAGCCACGGTTATTTTCCTTCAACAACCCCGCAGGTGCTTGTCAAAGCTGTGATGGCTTAGGGGTACGCCAGTACTTTGATCCCAACCGCGTTGTTCACAACAGTGAGCTCAGCCTTGCTGGCGGCGCTATCAAAGGCTGGGATAAACGCAGCTTCTACTATTTCCAAATGCTGCAATCGGTCGCCGAGCACTATCAATTTGATCTTAACACCCCCTTCCAAGACCTTGATGAGCAAGCACAAAAAGTGGTTCTAGAAGGTTCAGGAGGGGAGAAAATAGCCTTTAGCTACCGTAATGACCGTGGCGATTTAATTACCCGCAACCATGAGTTTGAAGGCGTTCTTAACAATATGCAGCGCCGCTACCATGAGACCGAGTCAAACTCGGTACGTGAAGAGCTGGCTAAGTACCAAACCTCGCAAGCCTGTCCGAGCTGTCATGGCTCACGACTGCGCCAAGAGGCCCGTAATGTATTTATCGGTGACACCAACTTACCTGCCGTCACCCTGATGAGTATCGGTCAAGCCTATGACTATTTTGAGCAGCTCGATTTTAGCGGCCAAAAAGCGCAAATTGCCGATAAGATCCTCAAAGAAATTCGCGACCGCTTGTCTTTTCTCGTCAATGTGGGTCTAAATTATCTATCTCTTGAGCGCAGCGCCGATACCCTTTCCGGGGGGGAAGCACAGCGTATTCGTCTCGCCAGCCAAATAGGAGCGGGACTGGTGGGGGTGATGTATGTGCTTGATGAGCCCTCGATTGGCCTGCATCAACGCGATAACGATCGCCTGCTACAAACGCTGACTCGTCTGCGCGACTTAGGCAACACCGTTCTCGTGGTGGAACACGATGAAGATGCTATTCGCGCCGCCGACTATGTTATTGATATCGGCCCCGGCGCTGGAGTACATGGTGGTTATGTGGTTGCTGAGGGCACCCGAGATGAAATCATGGCTAACCCTGATTCATTAACCGGGCAGTATCTCAGTGGCAGCAAAGAAATCGCCGTGCCCAAAGAGCGCCATGCAGCCTCTGATAAATGGCTGGAGCTATTCGGTGCCACTGGCAATAACCTTAAAGCCGTCGATGTGCGTATTCCTTTTGGCTTGATGACCTGTATCACCGGGGTCTCCGGTTCCGGAAAATCGACCCTTATTAACGATACCTTGTTTAAGGTGGCGCACACCGAACTTAACGGCGCAACCGCCGTTGAACCTGCGCCGTACAAGGATATTCAAGGTTTAGATCATTTCGACAAGGTTATCGATATTGATCAAAGCCCAATCGGGCGCACGCCACGCTCCAACCCCGCCACTTACACCGGTATTTTCACCGCGATTCGCGAGCTGTTTGCAGGCACGCAAGAGGCGCGTTCACGGGGTTACAAAGTGGGCCGCTTTAGCTTCAATGTTAAAGGCGGCCGGTGTGAGGCATGCCAAGGCGATGGCGTAATTAAAGTAGAAATGCACTTTTTACCTGATGTATACGTGCCGTGTGACGTCTGCCAGGGCAAACGCTATAACCGCGAAACCCTGGAAGTGCTTTACAAGGGCATGAATATTCACCAAGTGTTAGAGATGACGGTAGAAGATGCGCGACAGTTCTTTGATGCCATCCCCGCGATAAAACGCAAGCTGCAAACGCTGATGGATGTCGGCTTGTCGTATATTCGACTTGGCCAAGCCGCAACCACCCTCTCCGGTGGTGAGGCGCAACGGGTAAAACTCGCCCGTGAATTATCCAAGCGCGATACCGGCAAAACCTTATATATACTTGATGAGCCAACGACTGGTCTGCACTTCCATGATATTCAGCAGCTGCTGGCGGTATTACACCGTTTGCGCGACCATGGTAATACCATCGTGGTGATTGAGCATAACCTGGATGTCATCAAAACCGCAGACTGGATCGTTGATTTAGGCCCTGAAGGAGGCAGCGGCGGGGGCGAAATTCTCGTTGCTGGCACGCCAGAACAGGTAGCCGAGTGCCAGCGCTCGCATACCGGTAAATACTTAAAACCTATGCTCAAGTAG
- a CDS encoding winged helix-turn-helix domain-containing protein: MQYRVGPWTLLEQRGVLLSGDIERELDPLLIKLITFFLQRPQQIVTREQLIEHVWQQGYVDNNAINRAISELRKKLKHPDDPAIFIKTHYRQGYSLVREVATLDNAASAAAPQTAAPELLAHTQVNTHEDKQPITPTRSKPSYAWWKYVAAVVFIAVLASAAYTLNGSEFFASSQTTAVIAEQKPMSRHKVTWKVGSEYVPLINDSGRLLAYSNEKDASGKEGAFVLDVITRDEVAITYKDAEVAALSWQHNSDTLVIRARNATDSSCQYLAIDFKNFPELGEPKPLMKCDHRFDYSGQLSNDGRYFYFIRGELYSHYIGLFRYDVYSGTTSQLIAPMADKVGPGSLSLSPDGKHIAYLQLDLDFQVEVYVYSLDTGEIKRMNSPPASFYRNSALDWYNSETLLYGDEKGRLLFIDIHSAEIAEAYALPDDIKMSDISYYDNSVYYSPLSRITYQVVALESFTEAAQYQQLYASDSSEYGLVAHSTGHYFISLRSGRPQVWHARDGQVKQISFLDHPDHALLDNLRVSPSGENIVLTEQKKPFLLDVETAKATAISELAHIPIMDWAWHESGQSLYVLSKSSSPRTLYQFDFITRELNKVRETDALQLVTGANGEVFLFKDKTLISLTDNAQYSVPCELSMSSHVPIHVRDGYAYSMDYTYNVYRWALTGERCEQVQLPFEILSAVPDADGRIIITRKISEDSSINRLMWE; the protein is encoded by the coding sequence GTGCAGTACAGAGTTGGACCATGGACATTACTTGAGCAGCGAGGAGTGTTGCTTAGCGGGGATATTGAGCGAGAATTAGACCCGCTGCTGATTAAGTTGATCACTTTTTTTCTCCAACGGCCGCAGCAGATTGTTACCCGTGAACAATTAATTGAGCATGTTTGGCAGCAAGGCTATGTTGATAATAATGCCATAAATCGCGCCATTTCTGAGTTGCGGAAAAAGTTAAAACACCCTGACGATCCAGCCATTTTCATAAAAACCCACTACCGCCAAGGCTATAGTTTGGTCCGTGAAGTGGCGACATTGGATAACGCTGCCAGTGCAGCTGCGCCACAAACTGCGGCGCCAGAGCTGCTTGCGCACACTCAAGTTAACACCCACGAGGACAAGCAGCCAATAACACCTACGCGCTCAAAGCCCAGTTATGCTTGGTGGAAGTATGTGGCTGCGGTGGTGTTTATCGCTGTGCTTGCTAGTGCCGCTTACACGCTGAACGGGTCTGAGTTCTTTGCATCGTCACAAACAACCGCTGTTATCGCTGAGCAAAAGCCAATGAGTCGCCACAAAGTGACCTGGAAAGTGGGCAGTGAATATGTGCCTCTTATCAACGATAGCGGACGCTTACTGGCTTACAGCAATGAAAAAGACGCATCAGGGAAAGAAGGCGCCTTTGTTCTCGATGTGATCACTCGGGACGAAGTCGCCATAACCTATAAAGATGCTGAAGTGGCCGCCCTGTCTTGGCAACATAATAGTGATACCTTGGTGATACGCGCCAGAAACGCGACTGATAGCAGTTGCCAATATTTAGCCATAGATTTCAAAAACTTCCCTGAATTAGGCGAACCTAAGCCGCTCATGAAGTGTGATCATCGTTTTGATTACAGTGGCCAATTAAGTAATGATGGTCGCTATTTTTATTTTATCCGTGGCGAACTTTACTCGCATTATATTGGGTTATTTAGGTACGATGTATACTCGGGCACGACTTCTCAGCTGATTGCGCCTATGGCGGACAAGGTCGGTCCAGGGTCCTTGTCGTTATCTCCAGATGGAAAGCACATCGCCTATTTACAGCTGGATCTCGACTTTCAGGTAGAGGTTTATGTATACAGCTTGGACACCGGTGAAATAAAACGCATGAACTCACCGCCCGCTAGTTTTTACAGAAACTCGGCATTGGATTGGTATAACAGTGAGACCTTGCTCTATGGTGATGAAAAAGGGCGGCTATTATTTATAGACATTCACAGCGCTGAAATCGCCGAGGCCTATGCCTTACCTGATGATATCAAGATGTCAGATATCAGCTATTACGACAACTCGGTGTATTACTCACCGCTTAGTCGCATAACCTATCAAGTGGTCGCTTTGGAAAGCTTTACCGAGGCGGCTCAATATCAGCAGCTTTATGCCTCCGATAGCAGTGAATATGGGTTAGTCGCTCATAGTACTGGGCACTATTTTATTTCGCTACGCTCTGGCCGTCCTCAGGTATGGCACGCCCGAGATGGACAGGTGAAGCAGATATCATTTCTAGATCACCCAGACCATGCTCTTTTGGACAACTTAAGGGTATCGCCTAGTGGTGAAAACATCGTGCTGACAGAGCAGAAAAAACCTTTCTTACTCGATGTTGAAACCGCAAAGGCAACGGCTATTAGTGAGCTTGCACACATTCCGATAATGGATTGGGCGTGGCATGAAAGTGGCCAATCGTTGTATGTGTTAAGCAAATCATCGTCACCACGGACTCTTTATCAGTTTGATTTTATCACTCGAGAGCTTAACAAGGTGCGCGAGACGGATGCCTTACAGCTAGTCACCGGTGCTAACGGCGAGGTCTTTTTGTTCAAAGATAAGACCTTAATATCATTAACGGATAATGCCCAGTACAGTGTGCCCTGTGAGCTATCAATGTCTTCTCATGTGCCTATCCATGTGCGTGATGGCTACGCCTATTCCATGGACTATACATACAACGTGTATCGTTGGGCTTTGACTGGAGAGCGGTGTGAGCAGGTGCAGCTGCCATTTGAGATACTAAGCGCGGTCCCCGATGCTGATGGGCGGATCATTATCACTCGCAAAATTAGTGAAGATAGCTCAATCAACCGCCTTATGTGGGAATAA
- a CDS encoding acyl-CoA thioesterase, which yields MLIEKVQPRFSETDVLGHINNTVLPVWFEAARTPIFKIFTPDLNPHQWRLIVAKVEVTFMGELFYGQEVEVKTMIERIGSSSFVIKQQAWQHGECCAEGKTVMVRYNFSDKTSQPLSDDERTALSEYLSD from the coding sequence ATGCTTATTGAGAAGGTTCAGCCCCGTTTTAGCGAAACTGATGTCCTTGGACACATTAACAATACCGTACTCCCTGTATGGTTTGAAGCCGCCCGTACCCCTATTTTTAAAATCTTTACCCCCGATCTCAATCCCCACCAATGGCGGTTAATCGTCGCTAAAGTAGAAGTGACCTTTATGGGAGAGCTATTTTACGGCCAAGAGGTCGAGGTTAAGACCATGATAGAGCGTATCGGGTCAAGCTCCTTCGTCATTAAACAACAAGCTTGGCAGCATGGTGAATGTTGCGCCGAGGGAAAAACGGTGATGGTGCGCTACAATTTCAGTGATAAGACCTCTCAGCCCCTGAGCGATGATGAGCGCACAGCGCTCAGTGAGTATTTATCAGACTGA
- a CDS encoding 2OG-Fe(II) oxygenase, whose protein sequence is MSDFIGVYDNALSDEFCSQFIDLFEQSPHTQPGRTSGGIDLAKKDSRDLYLNAHPEYAQALQHIQQVTARHVMDYVQEHFFMMIGAFGLKVYHPKTGQPVDVTVENFDEVAKPQMGTLLQQLFRLGNIQAQKYEVNKGGYPYWHSEVYPQQGHNEALHRVLLFMFYLNDVSEGGETEFYYQNRKIAPKRGTMVVAPGYFTHTHRGNKPISNDKYILTSWVLFNRAEQIYGQPSS, encoded by the coding sequence ATGTCAGACTTTATTGGCGTTTATGATAACGCGCTTAGTGACGAGTTTTGTAGTCAGTTTATCGACCTTTTTGAGCAAAGCCCGCATACCCAGCCGGGGCGCACCTCTGGCGGTATTGATTTAGCGAAAAAAGATAGCCGCGATTTATACCTCAATGCCCACCCCGAGTACGCTCAAGCGCTACAACATATCCAGCAGGTAACAGCGCGACACGTGATGGACTACGTGCAAGAACACTTTTTTATGATGATTGGCGCCTTTGGCCTTAAAGTTTATCACCCCAAAACCGGACAGCCAGTTGATGTTACGGTGGAAAACTTTGATGAAGTGGCAAAGCCGCAGATGGGCACCTTACTACAGCAATTGTTTCGTTTGGGAAATATTCAAGCGCAAAAGTATGAAGTGAATAAGGGCGGCTACCCCTATTGGCACAGCGAAGTATACCCCCAGCAAGGCCACAACGAGGCGCTGCATCGGGTATTGCTGTTTATGTTTTATCTCAATGATGTCAGCGAGGGGGGAGAAACCGAGTTTTATTATCAGAACCGTAAAATAGCGCCTAAACGTGGCACCATGGTGGTTGCTCCGGGTTACTTCACCCACACCCACCGAGGCAATAAGCCAATATCCAATGACAAATACATTCTCACTTCCTGGGTGCTGTTTAACCGTGCCGAGCAAATTTACGGACAGCCTAGTAGCTAA
- a CDS encoding cysteine desulfurase-like protein, giving the protein MNLTELRQQFPALMQQVDGQSPIFFDGPGGAQVPQSVLDAMSSYLGHYNANLGGAFFSSDKTVAVMSAARQAVADLLNSPSPEQIVFGANMTSLTFSFSRALARDWQASDEIIVTNADHYSNVSSWVQAAEDKGARVHALRVNEQDCTLDMAHFEQLLNDNTKLVAVTYASNTTGSINDIKRIIELAHQHGALVYVDAVHYAPHELIDVQALDCDFLACSAYKFFGPHVGIVYGKRAHLEHFTPYKVAPAKDVVPGRWETGTQSFEGLAGVTAAIEYIASLSGLDASTPRRQRLQVAFANSKEHEMALSRHFLTRLAEFPQITLYGISDVERVQQRTPTFALTIAGFEPRQVSEFLGQHHLCVWDGNFYAQGLCEQLGVMDKGGVVRIGCMHYNSIAEIDRLFELLATLINNE; this is encoded by the coding sequence ATGAACTTAACCGAATTACGCCAGCAGTTTCCGGCGCTAATGCAGCAGGTGGATGGTCAATCTCCGATCTTTTTTGATGGTCCAGGTGGAGCGCAGGTTCCGCAGTCTGTTTTAGACGCGATGAGCAGCTACCTTGGCCACTACAATGCTAATTTGGGCGGCGCGTTTTTCTCCAGTGACAAAACCGTGGCGGTGATGAGCGCAGCGCGTCAAGCAGTGGCTGATTTACTTAATAGCCCAAGCCCTGAGCAAATTGTCTTTGGCGCTAACATGACCAGCCTGACATTCAGTTTCAGCCGCGCTTTGGCTAGAGACTGGCAAGCGAGCGATGAGATCATTGTCACCAATGCTGACCATTATTCAAATGTATCATCATGGGTTCAGGCTGCTGAAGACAAGGGGGCGCGAGTGCATGCGCTACGCGTCAACGAGCAGGATTGCACCTTGGATATGGCTCATTTCGAGCAGCTTCTTAATGACAATACTAAGCTGGTGGCAGTGACCTATGCTTCCAATACCACAGGCTCTATCAATGATATTAAGCGCATTATTGAGCTTGCTCACCAGCACGGTGCGTTAGTCTATGTGGATGCCGTGCACTACGCACCACATGAGCTTATCGATGTACAAGCCTTAGACTGTGACTTCCTTGCTTGCTCAGCTTATAAGTTCTTTGGTCCGCACGTGGGCATCGTTTACGGTAAGCGCGCTCATTTAGAGCACTTTACTCCTTACAAGGTCGCGCCGGCGAAAGATGTGGTTCCGGGACGTTGGGAAACGGGCACACAAAGCTTCGAGGGGTTGGCCGGTGTCACCGCCGCAATAGAATATATCGCCAGTTTAAGTGGGCTTGATGCCAGCACGCCACGTCGTCAGCGTTTGCAAGTCGCCTTTGCCAATAGTAAAGAGCATGAAATGGCGCTCAGTCGCCACTTCTTAACGCGTTTGGCGGAGTTTCCACAGATCACTCTGTATGGCATTAGCGATGTTGAACGAGTGCAACAGCGTACACCCACCTTTGCACTGACCATTGCCGGCTTCGAACCGCGCCAAGTTTCGGAGTTTTTAGGCCAGCATCACCTCTGTGTATGGGATGGTAACTTTTATGCGCAAGGTCTGTGTGAGCAGCTCGGCGTGATGGATAAAGGCGGAGTCGTGCGTATTGGTTGCATGCACTACAACAGCATCGCCGAAATAGACCGCTTATTCGAGCTCTTGGCAACGCTTATTAACAACGAGTAA
- a CDS encoding 2OG-Fe dioxygenase family protein yields MTTLNNQNLLQLRFIDQAHIDAVKPSFDNLPDNPYADGAFRKRRYSVVKMQQGELTLQPTKAFVQDDSINNFQGNIERTYENLEQSLLASAGMKRIVEEFRTMTGISDDRDIEIHQFRMLAIESDTPPAPEGVHQDGFDHVCVCGVSHENLEGGELLVYEHKEAKPCFKMEIKDGMFALIDDRQVWHNATPMNKIDDSKPGYLDCFVLTA; encoded by the coding sequence ATGACAACGTTAAATAATCAGAACCTTCTCCAGCTTCGTTTTATCGACCAAGCTCATATCGACGCAGTAAAGCCTTCGTTTGATAATCTTCCCGACAACCCGTATGCCGATGGTGCATTTCGTAAGCGTCGCTACTCAGTGGTTAAAATGCAGCAAGGCGAGCTTACGCTACAGCCGACTAAAGCCTTTGTTCAGGATGACTCCATCAATAACTTCCAAGGCAATATTGAGCGTACCTACGAGAATCTAGAACAGTCGCTGTTGGCCAGTGCAGGCATGAAGCGCATTGTGGAAGAGTTTCGCACCATGACCGGCATCAGTGATGACCGTGATATTGAAATTCATCAGTTCCGCATGTTGGCAATTGAAAGTGACACGCCGCCGGCACCTGAAGGCGTGCATCAAGACGGCTTTGACCATGTCTGTGTATGTGGCGTATCGCACGAAAACCTAGAAGGCGGAGAGCTGCTGGTGTATGAGCATAAAGAAGCGAAACCGTGCTTTAAAATGGAGATCAAAGACGGCATGTTTGCGCTGATTGACGATCGCCAAGTTTGGCACAACGCCACGCCGATGAATAAAATTGATGATAGCAAGCCAGGTTACTTGGACTGCTTCGTGCTGACAGCTTAA